aggccgaaatggacacaaaacgtgagaacggatgaggttgaggtgtttaagtgttaactcTATTGTCTCGATGCACGCGATgaaggaatagttcaaagcatcgcgctactagtccgctTGTGTATCCGATgatgttgactatggatggttcaaagccacAAACTACCTATCATAATACTTACATATCTcatgagggttgagcttgtgtctgcttgcatatgcatttggctatttccactcttgtgggggattgtagaaatcatggaataaaatatgcccggtcaatggattttgaccaaataataaatgtgacgacacatctaattttgtgaaattaaatgatatagcgtcgatctacattttacgtagataaatgtagtatattcactttctcaaatccgatttccggtgagtgagaaatagtggattaaagttgggcataattagcttttaactaaagcttggagtttgagcttagggaataattaactagtgttaattatctcacataggagaagtgacacatcttttaatgtgcttaaattaagtgactttatgttacttaataattatagtggaccaagatgggtgaaagagcgcCGCCGCCcacccgagcccgagcccgagcccgtgctcgtgctcgcgggCCTCGGTCTCGGTCTCggtctcgatctcgatctcgatcttggacttggatcttggcaattggtctttgggtggtctttgggctcgggtctggacccgtagtaatctttttagaccaccgctgagtcagcaatccaagtggcttgacacatcgttaagcgtggcacagtcaaagcctacacggctgccacgtgagaaatccacacgctccacacgcgaaaggcacactcctgccacaagcttgtaaccgccgacggttacgaatgagccatgatgagccttcatggcttggttgaccctgcatggtggcttggcctataaataggctagccattccactgcatttcaCACACTGAATATCACAAAGCATACTtcctctctgcatagtcttttcgaagctctgcccccttCCTCtttcagttcgccggagctcgttccaactgcggtgctgcaacgaacgagacgtagccgttttatctttggggatgacgcgccaaaaccgagaacactaccggggcgtatctcgtcttgcggaaagaggtcttcctcgactcggctaagttcatctttacagtttcgaatttcttattgtaattttcgtttctgtttttcttttcttcgaTCTTCTTTCGGGTTGTATTACGTCCGGTTAGTATTTTTATAGCTATATCTCCAACAGCACCTTTAAGCTGGTTAaagtttgtttttgttattttaacaTGGAGACCGGGCGGGTTTGGTCCCTAAACCCTATGTTACATTGTAGTCAATGAACTTGTCAGTATTTATTAGTAGTATGTATTTACGAACACTTATCCAAATTTACGTATAATTACGTTAACTTATGAATAAATCTTCAATATATATGCATAATTAATGTACGATCTAAATAAAATAGTCGCCACCGACAACACATAAATTCAACCAGGCTTTTGAATTTGAGTCTTTCaaatggaattccaaattccaaaTTCCAAATTCCAAATTCCAAATTCCAACTAATTTATTTATACTTATTAATCAGGGTTAAATATAAGTTACAAAGATAACTAgtgaaatgtaaaaataataatgtataGGTAACGCCTTTATCCTAATTAAGTATTAGTATGGGGTAATATAAGTTCTAAAATATTAATGTTCATATCTGTATTTGACTCAACTAATTAGATTAAATTTACCTAGGTTTCTTTAACTATATCCATTTCATATATGgatttcttttctctctctctctctctctctctctctctctcacacacacacacacatacacacacacacacacactcgaCATTTCCTTCATTTATACTTCATGTCTAGCTCAAATTTTGCACAATTAAGGTTATGTGTTTTCTAAGCAATGCCAACAAATCTCAATGCTGCTTTTCGAAACTCTAATTTTACAAGCCCATGTGGGACTTGCATTTTTATAGGCAGACCACTTATTTTAATTAGCATAAACTAGCTCATTCAAGAACACATAAGGcatagtaatatatatatattctctgCAAGAAATTAAGGGGAGGGGAAAAAGTCAAAAGTAGTAGTTGAGAATGAGAACTAGGGGAAGACAAATTTGAACATAATTAAGCTAGTTAGATTGATTAAAATCGTTCAGAATTAATACACACAATAGCTAGCTAGGTCGCTCTATTTCGTCCGAGCCTTGTATAAGACAGTCTCACGAGTACATATCAGAACACAACATACTGATGAAAAGAAACACAAGAACACCACAGATGGTCGCGCGCAAGCTACATTTCCAAAATCAACCCTGGCTAGCTAGCTAATTAACTAACTCCCTACTCATGAATCAAGTCCAAAGGGACTCTCTCTTGAGAGGATCTTGCATCACATTATTAGTAGAACTAGTGGAAGCAAAGCTAAGATAGTGTTGGAGGCTACTAAAATTAACAAGAGAGGACTTGTCATCTTCACCACTATGATGATCATTGTTATGAGTCATCAATGGAggcggctgctgctgctctTGCTGCATCTGAATGCAAAGTATCTCTGCTTGAGCCACTGCTAGCTGCATCTGCAGCTGAGAAACTTGATTCTGCAGAAACGAAATCGCCCCAACGCAGCCGTACACAGGGTCCCTCGTCCTAGCATTAGCCTCATACACTAAGCTACTCACTGCATCTCCTCTTTGATGAAATGGGAGCTCCTgaaaatatccaaaatttttattactaattttttttttaaaagtaaaccCTAAAAACAAgtgttttagcaaaaaaaaaaaagtcaagAAAATGATCAAACCTGCAGCATCTTGCTCACATTGCTAGCTCCAAAAACCTTGTGAACGATGGCGAACTTGTGAGGATCGTCGGGAGGGAAATAAGGGGAGAAAATGCAGTCTTTTGCGCAGCGTCTCCGGAGAAGTTTGCAGGAGGCGCAGGGCGAAGTTCCTCCTCCCATTTTTGGGTTGtggtatttaaatttttttttgtagggAGATTTTGATTTTTTGCCTTAGGTTTTGTTGTGGTGGGAACAATTGTAGTAAGTTTGTGAGAATGGAGAAAAGGTATTTATAATGGTAGGTGTTATAGTCCACCATGGAAATCGTTCCATGATTAAATTATAACTACGTGTGTGTTTATCTTTTTCAAGTCTATGtgaatttcttttcaacattaAAAAATTGGTTGAGTACATGTTAGGGAAGATTACAGTTCTTAATTTGCATGTATGTATGGTgggaataattaaaaaatttattaaatactcgctacttgtttttttttaaagtttgttTCTTAATTGAATAAGGAAGAAAACATGGGAGTTAAAATGACATTTGCTTAAAATTAAGATTAATGAGATTATATGATGAGTGCATTGAACCAATTAATTACATATGCCAATAAAATCTTCTATTAAATATCAATGTTGTATATCGATAACCTATATAATCACATGAGCTTTCATGAAACGAGCTTGTGATTAGTGAACATGTCTTATATAGTAGAATTATATTAGTTTGAGCACTAGCTCGAAAGCCTAAGAGGTTTTAATTTAATTGGCCATAAGTTCGAAATTCTCAAATGgtaacacatatatatagttaCTGTCTATGATGGGCATTTTAGTCATTTTAAAGATGTGACATCGGCTAGATCATGAGAGGTTGACCACCGCCATGAGAAAAATTAACCATCCATGCAAAATTGGTTTCTTTTTTCAACATTGCCCttatttgacttttttttttgcattttcatttttcctCTTTTGCATTTCTGTgtataggagtattatatagTAAAAGCACATGTATACACACAATTAACTAGTCAATAGCTTGATTGAgtgaagaaagaaaaacaaaatgaatTGGAATTGGGAATACTAATTGTTTAAAGAATAGGGAAAGACAAAAGCAATAAATTGGTGGAAagaattagggttagggtttagcACATTATGTGTAGCATGAAACGAGGGAAGACCGGACTGAGGGAAAGATGAGTTCGACGTGAATGTTTGTTGGGAGGGCATTCAATTCACATCAAACacatactactatataaatcgtccattttttttcattacaaTTAACGATATTTATATACAAACTTGAATGAAACTATTTTACCCTATGTTGATTCAATATTCTAATTCAATGTGAATCGAGAACCACATCCACTATAAATCCAACATCATATTTATAGTTACAAATATATCACTAAAATAtggttttggatttggatttgaacCATGGTAGGAaggtcttactttattcaccatccacttaacacactattcttaaactctgtgctgaaaagaaacgtctcaattaacaaggaacggagggagtaatatttatttcataaataattgTGTGACTTATACACTCAACCTAATAATTGGAAGAAAAACATCTTACTAACTAAACTATGAAAGCATTCTACCAACTGAATTGTTTTTCATTATCTGAGCGTGTCTTTTGTTAGTACTAGAAACAAATACTATTTTTTCTAAAGATAAAAGGTGTTGGCATTTGAGCGTTTCTCAAAATAAAGGAGAAAGATCTATGGCAGTTATCATTTGACAAATATCTAGATTTAGATAATAAATTACGTTTCGAGATGTTAGGTTTAGTTTCTATATTGGATTTATATGATAAAAAATTATCTAAAGTGTGTTTTATtatcatgttttgtttatttatcttcGCTACCAACCACGCACTTTAGCTTGATATATACAATGTCGGAGTACATCTTTCACACCGTGTTTAGTTAGGTTGCTTGATTTTCAGATGGATCTGGCGTTAAAGATGTCACAAAGCACCCTTATATAACAGAGTTATTTTAAATCAAACATTGAACTACATTGTTTAATGTTATTAGATTTACAACCAAACACAAAAGAGTTTGAAAATAAACTTTTCATAAATGTATGAAAAACCCATTAACACTACTAACACCAACTTTTCATAAATGTATGAACTACATTGTAACAAATCTTGGAATTGATTCGAACACTAGTAcaacattaatttaatttacatatTTTGTGATGGTACatgaaatgataataattaaataatgatgaaCAATAAGTAATAAATTGTTGGTGATGGCTCATTAATTGAAATTGTCATCATCTTGTGCTAGTATGATCACGAGGGGGGGTTTTGTGAAAACTCTActtctaattaattaaaaggGATTCCCTCAGCCTCGTATTTAATGCACATCACATGATTCCAAGCTTCTAATCTGCCATTCCGAGGAAAACAGCTCTCCTTCCCCACCTCTCCTATTCACAGTTTTATTAATCTCtacattaattatattttcaattatactttattcactctctaTGACACCCTCTATTGCTAGTTGAAAGAAATGTAAGTATATGTAGCCTAGTACTAGGGTTTGATAAGAATGATAGTAATATTAATACGACTAAATGTTACCCTAGTTTTATTCAAATCGTTTCCTCTTTAAGGACGTTTAGTTATTGGGAGGATTCAGTTATGCACACCCAAATTCCACATTAAATCATTAATTAGTTTTTGCAAGGATTTGGAGTATGATAATATCCACTTTGAGTACTCGGATCACTTCTTAAAAAGTCTCATACTAAAGAAATAGGGGTTGCACTTATATGTTACTTGCACATTTTCTAATTCTCTAATGTGGAATGGTATGCACACctgaactccacattagtatgatattatcCGCTTTGGACAAAAGCCTAACTATTTTGCTTTAGGGACAATCCCCAAAAGACCTCATATTAATGGAGTGGggttatatttatatattatttgcACATTTTCTAATTCTCCAATGTGAAATGGTTTGAACTTCtaacatttatattattaataagGTAGATAGGTTAATATTTTTATCTATCATTACTTAGATTTTTTCCAATCACACTCTTTTAATGGAATACTGTATAATTCAAGGAAAATTAGCTAGTGAAAAGAGCTTTGTGATAATATTCCCAAAATGGTGAGCCACCAAATAACAAGATTCAATCTATAGTATTTTTTATCTATCTTATCACGTAACCatcaggccatccacaataggaatagcccagcaatagcctagccatagcctagccacaaactcctcatgccatatcatcaacactaaaaatcctcctgtcatatcatcaaaacaagcaaatagcccagccacatcactagccacatcactaataacaattatataaaaatgaaataattaacaatcacacaatatacggaatttaatttacgagacatatacgggaaatattaataatactattaaaattttaaaaagtacaataatttttaaaaaagtacaataatttaaaaaaatacaataattaaaaaaattacaataattaaaacaagtggtgcgaaccgcgtatatatagtgtttcgaaaataaaaaaaataaaaaataaaaaattccgctcggcggtgcgctaggcgatccgggcgctgcaatagcgccgagcggatcgcccagcgcacagCCTAGCGCCGCgaaaccgccgagcgctcggcggtttttaattccgaaatccgttgggcggttgcaatggaccgcctagcgccggcactcggctaggcgccattgcggatggcctcaTGGTAGAGTAATCCTTCATTAATTCATAGTCAATATCTTGTACCAACTGTATATAGGaacacaattaaaattgaaaGCATATACGACTCTTTTTAAAGCATGTGAGACaataaattttaacaaaataacaaaTACTCCACGCCACAGGATAGATAACGGAATATAGACATCATCTTAGCTCTCACATAATTATTTTGTAATGCAATCAGTATTGCCCCCAAAATGAGATGGAAGTATCGTCATAAAAAAGTTAATCCATCATTAATTTAGAGTAATTAGAGGGTGATCAGGGGGCAAAGACTAGTCATGATTAGACTAATTAGTAGAAGCCAGTTTTGTTGAAAtatttacacacacacacacacacacacacacacacacacacagtagTAAGCTCTTGAAACGCGCATTTTGAAAAAGAACTCAAGTTTCAAGCAAGCGCGACGGTGTGTAGAGAGACAGGATGAGAACCTTGTAatgtttgtttaattaattaatgcgtGTGGAAGCGTGTTTCCTTTGTTTTGTTTCGATTAAACTAAGTCAAAAACACAGACATCTTCACCCTCTTGGACGAAATAAATAAAACGTGGTGACCTTCGATGCGCCACCCATTTAATGCGCGCTTTCTGATATGGAAgattccattttcaaatccaccACAAACGGTGCAAcccatttttcatttcttttctaataaattgtttcttttttCGATTTTGTCTAGCCACGTGTTATTTTTCAGATGCTTCGACGACCAATCTATTGGCTCGTAATTTCATATTACTGTACACTTCTATCTAGGGATGACAGTGGCTTAATATAGATGATGATCAAAACGTTACATGAGTTAGCATTTAGATTTATCACATTACTGGTATTACCgtgtcaaaaaacaaaaaaaaaataccgtGTTCAGTTCAGctagtaataattaaatatttaggTATTTTCTAGATTTTGTAGGATATTATAATTCCCTTTCCATTGTGTTTCTGTGTGTAATGACATACTATTATGTTTGCATTTAATAAAGTATCCATGATTATGTTCGTTTCAGATGAGATCTTATTGTGACAACAGGACAATACGAAATATCGATCCTTCTTCTGTGTTGAATGTAATCTAGTTTATATAAATATTGCACTATGAATCCGATTCGAAGTGTTTATATCTCCAATTTTATCAATCTCTAAAGCACCATCCACCTCACCTCATAATTGCAGGAAACATGTCTGGTTATGTGCGTGTGTTGGCCTAGTGTTTAATGTTCGAAGCAAATAGTCTCGAGTCTGAGTTCATTGTGACGCgttgtttttaaatttctatttatttaaccaTAAAACAATTGTGTTTGATCTAATTCATGTGTTAGGTGTGTGCCTAAAGGATAATAGGATTCTAACCTTGCTTATCATTCTTGATTCCACGCTACCGTAGGCACAATCCCAAGTGGAAGAAGGGAAATTAACTAGTTGTGCAGGATAACATAGGCACGTGACCGAATGGACTTCATTTCATCACAAGCCAATGCTTAGCTGCATTGTCATATTACTAACTCGGAATTAATTGCAGATTCCCTGTGACAATAAGTTACAGAatattaaagagaaataaaagaaGTGAGTGCATTAAGACAGACAGACAGACACAGACTGGTGTGCTAGTTTCAAATTGTAGGATAAAATATCCAGCCTGCCTCTTCTGCAAACTAGTTGAAAGTGGCTTGCAAGTGTAGGATAGTAATCAATTGAAATATAGCTAATTTAACCAACTATTTTTCCTAGAGAATCTAGACGATTCTTATCAACGCCGTCCAGATTTATTAAATATGAGCTGTGATATGTTCTGGTATTTGAAAAAGATTTTCATTATTCTCTACATTTCATCCCAAAAACTGTTTACTATGATAACTACTTAAATCGCACGTTGCTATGGTGCTAAGTGCTAACTAACGACAGCTTAGGTGAGAGCAAGGGCCTCATTTAACTTTCAGTTGCAGTGGGATCAAAATAGTGGAATTTTTGGTTAAAGAAATAATGTGGGTTGCCTTTACTCTAAATCTGGAAATAAATAACCAAATGAGTAGTGGAAGGGGTACCACCTAACGGTTCAACTTACCTTCATAGGGATAACCTTCGAAGACATTGATATTCAAGCAATTTCCGCAAATTATGCGTTTTGATTCCACTTCTAAACCGAGAACTTCCTTTTTGTGATTCAGTAGGGATGGTTAACTGCTGTGCACTCTCCTTAACTTTTTTCCTCTTCGAGTATGCTTTAGCCTGTGCCTGGACTACTCAGTTACAAACATCAACATGCAGAGAAGGTAAGATAGAGCCAGGTAGCTAAACCAACTGAATAGTCATTAAGTATTATTTTCACAGAAGAGCAGACAATAAAATCTACAGAGTAATTGCATTGACGTAGAAAAGTATAAAGTTctgaaatattatatacaaacgTGGATTTCAGTCTAGTTTCGCCCCATCCAAATTGAAACAATAAGCTGAAAGTTTCAGGTAATTTCCAGTAATTATGTGAACCTCAAGAATGTATTTTCCAAATTTTAGAACCTCTACCATCTGTATGAGAGCTCAACTCTAAGATTTCACgattttcattttctatatGTTCGGTATCCTTATTCTGCTAAAGAAATAATAAGGTCTGTGGTGCACTTGGATCATAAAATTCATGAACTCTCAATCTCAGGCCAGATTTCTACCAAAATACATGAATTCCAATCTTCTGCCTCTTACTTTTTAATGCTTTCTTGACCAGGACCGTGCTTTCACCTCTCATAACAGATAAATGCATGCTTTCTTGCAATATTCCAATATTGTCACATAACTTAAAGGCTAAACACAGATATTAGCATCAAGATCGGGCCTTATAACTGAACTGCAGTAGTAGTTCATGTTACCCCTAGTAATTTAACCAAGACTGAGCATCAAATCTCTAATAAATGAGCTTGAAATTTTCTGGAACCAGGTGCTCAAAATACGTACGAGATTGTGAAGAAATCTTGAGCAAAGCATCATCCTTCAATCTATCGATTTTTTCCATCGCATTCACATCATGGAAGAAATAATCTGATTCCAGGTGAATAGCACCTGAGGACATACGTGCCTTTTCACATGCCTTCAATAAGCAAGTTACAATGAAAATTCTGTTAATCATCTTTTATCTCGGTTATACCAACGCTGTTCCACGCAATCAATACAACATCACATGAGAAAAGAGTACAGGATCACTGTAAAAACATATTCAACAAGATGCAATCAGCAACCCTCAAACTGTAAACATCGTTATCAATAACTGGTATCACTTACATATAAAGAGATTAGACTATATTACAACACTAGAACAGAAACCTAACCCTGTTGTGAATTATAACTAATATACTCGTGTTAGAAGTTGCTTGGCATCAAATCAGATTAACAACATAATCTTAAGCTAAATATCCAGTTATATACTTAAAAGATAGTACTAATTGTCATGTTATCAACTCCACAGAAACATAAAATTGCTACAACTCTTGTTTCAGAGTCTCTGACTGATATATAGAAATGGGTTCatcatataaaattataaagcaGAACTGCAAAACACCAGCACAATTGTATATACGAACAATTATCTCAATAGTGGATCTGGTTTACGGTCAGCTGTACAAATTTATAACGCAAGAATGACTGAGATTTTGTTTCATCCATATTTGGAAATCTGAAAACAACCAAGTACCAACATGATACAAGTGGAATGTACACATCAATCGTCACCAGAATTGCAAAGTTTACCTGATTTGCAATGGAATGGAATCCATTTTCAAGTGAATGCTCAGTGAAGGTGAGCCATTCTTTAGAAGTGACTTGAAGCTCAGGGTGAATAGTAGCCATCTCGTCTCGCAGAACCAATGCTTCGTATCTCAAGGCTAAGCAACTCTACCAAAAATCCAATCATTCAATCCCAAAGGGGAAGAATATGATACAGGTACTCCACAGTGATATCTTGGCGATTGTAAATTTGTGAGGATCGTTTTATCAGAACAATGTATAATCGACAACAACATTTGGTAAATCAGGACGATGATTATAAGATGACAAGTAAACACGATAGTCTCGTTGGATGTAAAAGCATAATAGAGCTTGTCACTAATAGCGATCGGTAATTTCATAGTTATAGAAGCATTAAAAAGTACTCCTACAGTCGTTAAGAAGAGAATTGGAATTAATACGAAAACAGAAAGAGTAAATATTAATTTCATGCGAAAATTCATCACAAACGAGCCAATATGTCTTTAACGGAAGAATTAAACAATAGAAACAGTGATTTGATGAGCTATTACCTCGACGTCGCCAATCATAGCAAAAACACGAATCAGAAACTCAGCACATGTGAGCTTAATCTCGACTGATTCTTCCGCGATTTCACCGAAGATAAGAAGAGATTCATCTCTCATGAACCGTTTCAAAACCGATTTGAAATCAATCGACGACTGCACATCTTTTGAAACTAAAATCGACTCGAGAACTCGAATTGTTACATCATCAACCCTGAGAAAAGGATCCGATTTCAAACGCGGATGACGAACTAGAGCTACATATTTGCGATAAATATATAAGAATTCTAACCATCGATTTTGAATCCGAGAGCGAAAGAGGGAAATTTCCTGATATATTGTAGCTGAGTGCCGCATTTTCCGAGATATTGACGGTTGGAGATTTGAATGGCATCGATTTATATATGTTTGAGTTTTGAACACGCGAACTTGCATTTAGATTGCTATCTATATTTGATTCGATTATAGCCAAGGGTTCGTTTACCCAGATATCATGATAGGCCTGTTAATGAATACTGGGAAAAGAATCAAAGTTTGAACTAGCATATGTCAAacttagagcgtccactataaggtggacgcgGCGGTCGCCGCGAGCGGGGCGATGGCGGGGCGGAAGGCGCGGCGATTATAGTGGATggggtgtccgccgcgagggtggacgcggcgggtggggtggagggcggcggacgaggcttcgccgcgagtggggcgaggacgcggcgtgtagtgtataggcgcggctatagccgcggctattatagtggcggaaattcaccgcggctatagccgcattgttcgaattttttttttttttcgtttttcatatctataaataccactctccctcctcccccactcccattttcacaacatccatacacccactttctacaaaaacactctctacaaaatgcaccgaggagacgacgaatcacccgacactgaggaatcgggatatgacagCAATCCATCTCAGCCGTCGGCCCATCATTCGCCGGCATCGGGTtttggcggatatgcttctcagccgtcgggatttGGCGGATATGCGGTTCCGTCACAGtcttggagttggaatcaatctccaccaccgtgggcatcgagtccaccccttcctccatctcagtcgtggagatcCTCACCAACGCCGCCCGCTTTACAacggaatctgagtcgttccgcTTTTGGAGATTACCGACCAAACCTAGACGCGCTTCACCTGGCGCGGCCGGGTTCCCCTTTTCAAGCCAGTCAATCTCCgatcaccgaagcagatcaagacgcatttgATACTATGTTGGGTCTGCTCAGTACCGGCATCGCAGATACGCCGGTAGCGCGGGTGGAAACAcccgttccgacccgaggagGTGGCGGCAGCCGGGGCTCTGGTGGCGGGAGGGGCAGAGGCCCtaggggcggaggcggcagtcgtGGCACCGGCAACGTCGGTGGACACTCGGGCAGCTCCCCCGGCATTGCGAGTAGCGATGGCAGTGGCCCCGGCGGTAGCGGTGATCAGCCCGAGGGGTCCAGCCGCGGCAAGCCATACAGCAAAGAcgagagcattgccgtggcgaaggCGTGTGATG
This genomic interval from Salvia splendens isolate huo1 chromosome 13, SspV2, whole genome shotgun sequence contains the following:
- the LOC121761137 gene encoding LOB domain-containing protein 12-like: MGGGTSPCASCKLLRRRCAKDCIFSPYFPPDDPHKFAIVHKVFGASNVSKMLQELPFHQRGDAVSSLVYEANARTRDPVYGCVGAISFLQNQVSQLQMQLAVAQAEILCIQMQQEQQQPPPLMTHNNDHHSGEDDKSSLVNFSSLQHYLSFASTSSTNNVMQDPLKRESLWT
- the LOC121761136 gene encoding protein DOUBLE-STRAND BREAK FORMATION-like, yielding MQVRVFKTQTYINRCHSNLQPSISRKMRHSATIYQEISLFRSRIQNRWVDDVTIRVLESILVSKDVQSSIDFKSVLKRFMRDESLLIFGEIAEESVEIKLTCAEFLIRVFAMIGDVESCLALRYEALVLRDEMATIHPELQVTSKEWLTFTEHSLENGFHSIANQACEKARMSSGAIHLESDYFFHDVNAMEKIDRLKDDALLKISSQSLQAQAKAYSKRKKVKESAQQLTIPTESQKGSSRFRSGIKTHNLRKLLEYQCLRRLSL